Genomic window (Streptomyces liliiviolaceus):
GAAGAACGCGGCCGTCGGGACCGTACCCGCGAGCAGCACCCACAGCAGCTTCGGCACCGGCCACTTCGCCTTGGAGCCCAGGTCGAAGGCGAAGACCAGGTAGACGACGTACAGCCAGCCGTGCGCGACGCTCACGACACGCGTGAAGTCCGCGGCGCCGTCCAGGTCGAGCACGTACTTGCCGATCATGCCGAGGACCAGCAGGACCAGCAGGACACCGGTGACGTAGGCCATGACGCGGTAGCGGGTCAGCACGCTCTTTTTCATGGCTACGAGCCTAACCACCGGTTTGCCACGATCTTCGCGCGGGCCCTACTCCTCGTCGAAGTCGTGCGCCGCCACCCTCAGCGGTCGCAGCATCGCGAAGATCTCCTGGCACTCCTCGGCGTCGTACGCGCCGAGCCCGAAGTCCATCGCCATCAGATCGCGGGTGGCCGCGTCGCAGACCTCGCGGCCCTTGTCGGTGATGGAGGCGAGGGTGCCGCGGCCGTCGTTGGGGTTGGGCCGTTTGTCGACGAGCCCGGACCGTACGAGCCGGTCCACCGTGTTCGTCACGGACGTCGGGTGGACCATCAGCCGCTCGCCGATCTTGGACATCGGCAGCTCACCCGCCTTGGAGAAGGTGAGCAGCACCAGCGCCTCGTAGCGGGCGAACGTCAGCCCGTACGGCTTGACGACCCCGTCGACCTCGGCGAGGAGAATCTGGTGCGCGCGCATGATCGAGGTGATCGCGCCCATGGACGGCACGGACCCCCAGCGCTGTTTCCAGAGTTCGTCGGCTCGGGCGATGGGATCGAAGGCAAGGCTGAGCGGCTTCGGCACGGCAAAACCCTACCGGCCGGTCATATCGCGGTCAGCCCCGTCTCGCCTTTCGGTATTCGCCCGCTTCCGCGCCCTTCTTCCCCGCTCTTCTCCTTCACCCCTTCCGGGCGGCCTCGCCCCCCGTTCCTCCCGTGCGCCGCACCTCCGCCGCCAGGAGCAGACAGCACACCGTCCCGAGCACGCCGACCCCGCCCACCACCGTGCTGACCGGCCAGAACTCGGCCGCCGCCCCGGCCAGCGCCATGCCCACGCCCTGGATGGTCATCAGCCCTGCCGTGTGCACGGTCATCGCCCGGCCGCGCAGTTCGTCCGGCACGGCGTCCACGAACCAGCGGTCGAGCCCCAGCGTGTACGCGCCCGTCGACCCGGCGACCAGCAGCGCGAGCAGGATCCAGCCGAGGTCCGGATGGAAGGGGTAGGCCAGGAGCGGCAGCAGACCGCAGCCGGCGAGGGGCAGCACGATCCGGGAGCGGGTCGCCGGGGAGAGCGCGGAGCCCGCGTACAGCTCCCCCGCGATCGTGCCGATCGGCATCGCGCACATCAGCAGGCCGATCCAGGCCGTGCCCACCCCGATCTCGTCCGCGTACGCGGCGGCCAGTGCCTCCGGTGCGACGACGAACATCGGCGGCACCCAGAGCAGCAGGAGCAGCGCCCGGATGCGGCGGTCGGCCAGGACCTGCCGGGTGCCCGCGAGCGAGTACCGCATCAGCGGTCCGGCGCCGGTCCGCGCGGGCCTGCGCCGGGTGCCGACGCGCAGCAGCAGCGCGGAGGCGAGGAAGGTGCCGAAGGTGATGCCCAGGGCCCCGCGCGGGGACACGAACGTCAGCAGGACGCCGCCCAGGCCGAAGCCCACGAGCACGGCGCTCTGCGACACGATCCGCAGCAGGGAGCGGCCGAGCACGAACAGGTCGCCGTCCCCGAGGATCTGCGTCAGCGTGGCCATCCGGGTGCCGCTGAACACCGGCGAGACGGCGGCGATGGCGCACCGCAGGGCGAGCAGCGCGGCGACGGGGGTGGCCGGCACGGCCATCAGCGCCGCGCATCCGGCGCACACGAGGTCGCACACGACGAGCACCCGCCGGGCCGGGAACCGGTCGGCCACTCCGGACAGCAGCGTCCCGCCCACGAGGTACGGCAGGAAGCCCAGCGCGAAGGCCAGCGCGCTGAGCAGCGGCGATCCCGTCAGTTCGTACACGAGGACGGTCAGGGCGATCTCGCTGACGACGACGCCCAGCAGGGACAGGGCGTGGGCTGCGAAGACGAACCGGAACTCCCCGACGGCGAAGACCCGGCCGTATCCGCTTCCCCGCGTGTCGGCGGAGGGTTCGGGGGCCGCCGTCGCGGTCTGTGTTTCTTCTGGCATGGGAAGCAGCGTCGCGTGGCCGCGCCGGGCACCATAGAGTTTCGGCCCAGGCCGAATCTTCGCACTGAACCTTCGGGCTGGATCTTCGGGTCGAATCTCCGGGAGGCGTGATGCCGTACCACCTCCACTTCGGGGAGGACGACTTCCTCAACTGCCGTTTCGCGCTGTCGCCCCTGTGGGAGACGCACGAGGCGGTACGCACCCTGCGGCGCCCCGAGCGGCAGGGCTACCACCCCGCCTGGCTGCGCCGCATCCGTTCGGCCGCCGCCGAGCTGGACCTGGAGCCGCTGTGGCTGCTGATGCCGCAGCGCGGGAACAGCCCGGACTGTCTGATGCCCCCTCCGATCGGGCCCGCGGCCACGTTCGAGGAGGAGATCGCCGCCGTGCGCGCCACGGACCCCGAGCTCGCGCGGACCGAACTCGCGATCTCCCTCGCGGACACCCCGGGCGCCACCGAGTCCCCGGCCGGCCGGGCGATGCTCGCCGACCCCGCCCGCGCGGTACGGGAGCTGGCGGACACGACGGAGGCGGCCTGGCACGCCCTCGTGGAACCCGCCTGGCCGAGGCTGCGGGCCCTCCTGGAGGCCGACATCGCCTTCCACTCCCGGCGCCTCGCCGAGGTGGGCCTCGCCGGACTGCTCCCGGAATTGGACCGGCGGGTCGCCTGGGACGCGGGCAGGCTCACGGTCGACTCACGGGGCGAGCACGTACGCGAACTGGGCGGCCAGGGGCTCGTGCTGATGCCCAGCGTCTTCACCTGGCCGGACGTGGTGAGCGGCTTCGACCCGCCCTGGCAGCCGGCGCTGGTCTACCCGGCGCGCGGCATCGGGGGCCTGTGGGCCGAGCCGTCCGACCGCACACCCGAAGCCCTCGTACGGCTGCTGGGCCGGGGCCGGGCCGCCGTGCTGGCCGCGCTCGCGGAACCCACCTCCACCACGGCCCTCGCGCACCGCCTCGGCCTCGCGCCCTCGTCCGTCTCCGCGCATCTGTCGACGCTGCGGGACGCGGGCCTGCTCGTCGCACACCGGTACGGGCACCAGGTGCTGTACGAGAGGACACCGCTCGGCATCGCGCTGGCCTCGGGCGGGGCCTGACGGGCCGAAAGGGGGCGGGGGCTCGCGGTGTGGCGGCCTCGCGGTGTCGCACCCCTGACCGATAGGCCCGTTATGTCACGATGGCCGGAAAACCGTCACTGACGGTCACCTTCGCCCAAGGGGGCAGGATGTACCGGCCGACCCGTACCCGAACCCGTACCCGCGCGGCGCGCGCCGTGCTCGTCGCGTCCGCCGCGTCCGCCGCGCTGGGACTCGTGACGGGCTGCTCGTCCCCGTCCTCGGACGGGGACGGCCCGGCCGCCGCCGTCCGGGAGACCCGCGCCGCGAACCCCGCCGCGGGCTCCGCGTTCTGGGTCGACCCGCAGAGCCCCGCGGCCCGGCAGGCCCGGGCGTGGGAGCGGCAGGGCAGGGGGAACGACGCCCGGCTGCTCAAGCGCATCGCGGACCGGCCCGCGGCGCTGTGGCCGGCGGGCGACCACCCCGAGTCGAGGATCAGGGAGGCGACGGGGGCGGCCGCCAAGGACGGGCGGACGCCCGTGTTCGTCGCGTACGACATCCCGCACCGCGACTGCGGTCAGCACTCGGCGGGCGGGGCGCGCGACGCCGCCGCCTACCGGGACTGGATCGACCGGTTCGCGGGAGCCCTGGGCGACAGCCCCGCGCTGGTCGTCCTGGAGCCGGACGCCGTCGCCCACATCGTGGACGGCTGCACACCGGGCGAGTACCACGCGCAGCGCGAGCAGTTGCTCTCCGAGGCGATCGTGCGGCTGAAGGCCCAGCCGAACACGAAGGTGTACCTGGACGCGGGCAACCCGGACTGGATCGAGGAGCCGCGGAAGCTCGTCGAACCCCTCGGGCGGGCCGGGGTCGCGAACGCCGACGGCTTCGCCCTGAACGTCTCCAACTTCCAGACCGACGGGATCACCAAGGAGTACGGCCGCCGCCTCTCGGAGGCCCTCGGCGGCAAGCACTTCGTGGTGGACACCAGCCGCAACGGCAACGGCCCGCTGCGCGGCGACCGTGCGCAGGCCTGGTGCAACCCGCCGGGCCGGGCGCTCGGCACCCCGCCCACCACCGACACCGGCGACCCGGTCGTGGACGCCTACCTGTGGATCAAGCGGCCCGGGGAGTCGGACGGGCAGTGCCGGGGCGGCCCCGCGGCCGGGCAGTGGTGGGCGGACTACGCGCTGGGCCTGGCCCGCAACTCCGAGCCCCGGTAGGTCGCCCGGACGCCGCGGGCAGCCCTTCGGTACGTCACTTCACCTGCACCCACTTCGCCTCGGACGGTGTCCCGTCCGCGTCCGACACGAACAGCATGTACCAGCCGGGCGGCACCAGCGTCCGGTCCTTGGGTACGGCCACGGTCACCGAGTCCTTCGACCTGGTGAGTTCCAGCGCGATGGACCGCTGTTCGACGTCCGTGGTGTGCGTGACCGCGCTCGGCCGCATCAGCCGGGCGTTGACGACCTTCTCCGGGTGCCGGGTCGCGAAGGTGGCGCGGCCCTCGCCGTCCACCTCCTGCGGTCCGTCCCCGAGGACGGGGCGGCCCTTGCCGTTCTTGTGCAGGGCGGGCGGGGTGAAGATCTCCATGCGCTGCTCGAAGTGACCGAGCTTGGTGTTCTGCTGGTCGTCGAAGAGCGGGTCGGAGCCGAAGGTGGCGATCCGGCCGTCGGGCAGCAGCAGCGCCTCGGAGTGGTAGTTGCGGCCGACCTTCGGCGAGGCGGCCGTACGGAACGAGTTGGACTTGGGGTCGTAGAACTGCGCCTTGTGGATGTTGCTGGCGCCGCGCCCCCGGTAGTCCTTGGCGCCGTTGGACGTGAACACCGAGTCGTCCGGCATGATCACGCTGTTCAGATAGCGGGTGCCCTGCGGCAGGTCGGGGCCGTCCTCGAAGGCGGGGTTCTCCTTCTTGAGGTCGACGACGGCCGTGCGCGAGGTCGACTTCTCGGACTCGCCGACCCCGCCGCCGCCGAGGATCATCACCTTCTGGTCCTGGGCGGGCGGCAGCAGGAGCGAGGTCGAGGTCTCCGTCTCGTCCGGGTCGCTCAGCCCCGGCACCTTCTGGAACTTGTTGGTCTTCAGGTCCCACAGACCCGCGTCGCGGCCGAGTTCGGCGGGCCCGTAGCCGGCGTTCGAGGCCGGGTAGAAGAGCTTGCCGCCCTTGGTGAGGAAGAGGGCCGGATAGGTGGGGAAGTAACGCTTGGGCCCGGGGTTCCACTTCTGCGTCTTCGGGTCGTAGATCTCGTTGTCGCCCGGGTCGATCACGCCGACGTCGTCGAGCCCGGAGACCGCGAGCACCTTCCCGTCCTGGAGCCCGACCAGCGTCGGGTACCAGCGGGCCTTGTCCATCGGCTCGACCGGCACGTACTTCTCCGCCGTCGGGTCGAACTCGTAGGCGGCCCTGATCCCCTGGAAGTCCTGCTTCTCCATGGTGATCTTCTCGGAGAGGCCGTACGTGTTGTCGGCGTCCTTGCCCTTGAGGCCGAGGATCTCGTACTGGGCGCGCTTGTCCGTGACCGGCGCCGGGCCGTCCTCGGTGGCCTCGACGAAGACCCGGGCCTCGCTCGCCTTGACCTTCGTCTTCCAGGGCTGCATGACGCCGGCCTTGTTGTAGGTGATCTCCTGGGTGCGCTTGGCCTTGGGCACCGTGACGTCGACACGGCTGATGTA
Coding sequences:
- a CDS encoding ArsR/SmtB family transcription factor, which produces MPYHLHFGEDDFLNCRFALSPLWETHEAVRTLRRPERQGYHPAWLRRIRSAAAELDLEPLWLLMPQRGNSPDCLMPPPIGPAATFEEEIAAVRATDPELARTELAISLADTPGATESPAGRAMLADPARAVRELADTTEAAWHALVEPAWPRLRALLEADIAFHSRRLAEVGLAGLLPELDRRVAWDAGRLTVDSRGEHVRELGGQGLVLMPSVFTWPDVVSGFDPPWQPALVYPARGIGGLWAEPSDRTPEALVRLLGRGRAAVLAALAEPTSTTALAHRLGLAPSSVSAHLSTLRDAGLLVAHRYGHQVLYERTPLGIALASGGA
- a CDS encoding DUF3817 domain-containing protein, encoding MKKSVLTRYRVMAYVTGVLLVLLVLGMIGKYVLDLDGAADFTRVVSVAHGWLYVVYLVFAFDLGSKAKWPVPKLLWVLLAGTVPTAAFFVERKVSRELESKVVDDPGAVAKA
- a CDS encoding MFS transporter, with the translated sequence MPEETQTATAAPEPSADTRGSGYGRVFAVGEFRFVFAAHALSLLGVVVSEIALTVLVYELTGSPLLSALAFALGFLPYLVGGTLLSGVADRFPARRVLVVCDLVCAGCAALMAVPATPVAALLALRCAIAAVSPVFSGTRMATLTQILGDGDLFVLGRSLLRIVSQSAVLVGFGLGGVLLTFVSPRGALGITFGTFLASALLLRVGTRRRPARTGAGPLMRYSLAGTRQVLADRRIRALLLLLWVPPMFVVAPEALAAAYADEIGVGTAWIGLLMCAMPIGTIAGELYAGSALSPATRSRIVLPLAGCGLLPLLAYPFHPDLGWILLALLVAGSTGAYTLGLDRWFVDAVPDELRGRAMTVHTAGLMTIQGVGMALAGAAAEFWPVSTVVGGVGVLGTVCCLLLAAEVRRTGGTGGEAARKG
- the glxA gene encoding radical copper oxidase GlxA, coding for MTLSKKTQKRLLGVGGVALLAGLNAPAAIGFASEQYYEYKIAQPGYQAKYGSWKQLDIPKEFRTNAIHAALLHTGKVLIVAGSGNEQKKFDKGSFDTILWDPKADTFKKIATPADFFCAGHAQLPSGRMLVAGGTARYELLDGEVERAGGGMRVKNENPDKAIALKKGTRFRSPSGVEYISRVDVTVPKAKRTQEITYNKAGVMQPWKTKVKASEARVFVEATEDGPAPVTDKRAQYEILGLKGKDADNTYGLSEKITMEKQDFQGIRAAYEFDPTAEKYVPVEPMDKARWYPTLVGLQDGKVLAVSGLDDVGVIDPGDNEIYDPKTQKWNPGPKRYFPTYPALFLTKGGKLFYPASNAGYGPAELGRDAGLWDLKTNKFQKVPGLSDPDETETSTSLLLPPAQDQKVMILGGGGVGESEKSTSRTAVVDLKKENPAFEDGPDLPQGTRYLNSVIMPDDSVFTSNGAKDYRGRGASNIHKAQFYDPKSNSFRTAASPKVGRNYHSEALLLPDGRIATFGSDPLFDDQQNTKLGHFEQRMEIFTPPALHKNGKGRPVLGDGPQEVDGEGRATFATRHPEKVVNARLMRPSAVTHTTDVEQRSIALELTRSKDSVTVAVPKDRTLVPPGWYMLFVSDADGTPSEAKWVQVK
- a CDS encoding MarR family winged helix-turn-helix transcriptional regulator, whose amino-acid sequence is MPKPLSLAFDPIARADELWKQRWGSVPSMGAITSIMRAHQILLAEVDGVVKPYGLTFARYEALVLLTFSKAGELPMSKIGERLMVHPTSVTNTVDRLVRSGLVDKRPNPNDGRGTLASITDKGREVCDAATRDLMAMDFGLGAYDAEECQEIFAMLRPLRVAAHDFDEE
- a CDS encoding glycoside hydrolase family 6 protein: MYRPTRTRTRTRAARAVLVASAASAALGLVTGCSSPSSDGDGPAAAVRETRAANPAAGSAFWVDPQSPAARQARAWERQGRGNDARLLKRIADRPAALWPAGDHPESRIREATGAAAKDGRTPVFVAYDIPHRDCGQHSAGGARDAAAYRDWIDRFAGALGDSPALVVLEPDAVAHIVDGCTPGEYHAQREQLLSEAIVRLKAQPNTKVYLDAGNPDWIEEPRKLVEPLGRAGVANADGFALNVSNFQTDGITKEYGRRLSEALGGKHFVVDTSRNGNGPLRGDRAQAWCNPPGRALGTPPTTDTGDPVVDAYLWIKRPGESDGQCRGGPAAGQWWADYALGLARNSEPR